In the Acidobacteriota bacterium genome, CGCGTGGCCGCTCGCGGCCGCGCTGATCGCTCTCCCATTCCTGGCCTGCGGCAAGAAGGAGGCGGAAGGGGGCGCCGAAGGCGGAACCGTGGAAAAGGCCGGGGCCGGCGAAGGAGGGGGCGAGAGCGCCGGCAAGCCCGGCTCGCTCCTCAACCTCGAGCCCTTCGTCGTCAACCTCGCCGATCCGGGCGGCGGCCGCTACGTCAAGTGCACGTTCAAGCTCGAGGTGTCGGACAGGCCCGCGCTGGAGGCGATGCAGGCGGACGAGGTCGGGATCCCGAAAATCCGCGATCGGATCCTCGCGCTCCTGTCGAGCCGGACCGCCGAATCGCTGATGACCTCGCAGGGGAAGGATCTTCTC is a window encoding:
- a CDS encoding flagellar basal body-associated FliL family protein, with the protein product MKTRRSKLNGLLAWPLAAALIALPFLACGKKEAEGGAEGGTVEKAGAGEGGGESAGKPGSLLNLEPFVVNLADPGGGRYVKCTFKLEVSDRPALEAMQADEVGIPKIRDRILALLSSRTAESLMTSQGKDLLKREVQARVNPLLKKGKIQEVYITEFLVQ